In one window of Puniceicoccaceae bacterium DNA:
- a CDS encoding 3-ketoacyl-ACP reductase, with protein MKKVALVTGGSRGIGLGIARKLAEAGFDLAINGVRPEEQVAEALDSLRALGAKVAYCAGDIGSPEGRERIWSSFDAAYAQLNVLVNNAGVAPKTRLDILETTAESVEYVIDTNLLGGFFMSQTAAKRLIAAKERNAEFEGMIINITSISSTVVSVNRGEYCMAKAGLSMVSQLFAARLGQYDLPVYEVRPGVIKTDMTAGVTEKYDKLIQDGLCVQPRWGYPEDIGKAVAALAKREFPFSTGQVVMVDGGLTIPRL; from the coding sequence ATGAAAAAAGTAGCATTGGTCACCGGAGGTTCCCGGGGCATTGGACTGGGCATCGCCAGAAAGCTGGCTGAGGCGGGATTTGACCTCGCCATCAACGGCGTTCGACCCGAAGAACAGGTTGCGGAGGCACTCGATAGCCTGCGTGCGCTGGGTGCCAAGGTTGCCTATTGTGCGGGCGATATCGGATCGCCTGAGGGGCGGGAGCGCATCTGGTCGAGCTTTGATGCAGCCTATGCGCAGCTCAACGTGCTGGTCAATAACGCCGGAGTCGCACCCAAGACGCGCCTGGATATTTTGGAAACCACTGCGGAGAGTGTGGAATACGTCATCGATACCAATCTGTTGGGTGGATTCTTCATGTCGCAGACCGCAGCCAAACGGCTCATCGCGGCAAAGGAACGCAACGCGGAATTTGAGGGCATGATCATCAACATCACCTCAATCTCATCCACTGTGGTGAGTGTGAATCGCGGAGAATACTGCATGGCCAAGGCTGGACTTTCGATGGTTTCCCAGCTCTTTGCCGCTCGATTGGGGCAGTATGATTTGCCCGTATACGAAGTGCGCCCGGGCGTGATCAAGACGGACATGACCGCTGGCGTCACGGAAAAATACGATAAGCTCATTCAGGATGGACTCTGCGTGCAGCCCCGCTGGGGATATCCCGAGGACATCGGCAAAGCGGTGGCAGCGCTGGCGAAGCGGGAATTTCCGTTTTCGACGGGACAGGTCGTCATGGTGGATGGCGGACTCACGATCCCTCGCCTGTAG
- a CDS encoding tetratricopeptide repeat protein codes for MKLYPSIPVLFLMVGIALMLGGCLDAERRLEHAIKEAVVEAQQGNSSSAINRLESLQDAHPDHPEIAEALAIAYEVHGNYLLASNYYQKAARLAADKRHLLKASAKGQIQAGRLEDAAQRLVSYLESFPEDGETWLELGRIRHQIQPDERAADALTRGILLTEPGAQQASDFQKLGSLYLRLKDFASADYYLNQALALSEQQPSVQSQVLVDLAKSSVEQSDWDVADLFLKRIASTFPDMLATAEVQQLQETVRQILELRQQDTLPSVEVTAAVQEGESEEHASTLQESGEEGREHDAENPAETDLETDGQEQESSVSHVAPEDSEDSSDLQEPLPTEPVSPEVADETPEQAEQENGLPEPELAALGVESARTDAALPPGEPGHAPDAVDVDLNGTPESDVSEPLEPGDAAEDVAGLEHQPSLQETELEPYEAPENEAELLLIQAQQALAEGNAAAAIRMAWDSVHRRPENPSGWFILSRAYVDFGQNLNAESAALEALRINPKNKKIVLNYLGILQRSRDAQRFHEELLKAYQRFPSDPDFVLALARSYARIQNDPANAAALYRRFFDLAPEDAPNLAAIREESTLVQ; via the coding sequence TTGAAATTGTACCCATCTATTCCCGTGTTGTTCCTGATGGTCGGCATCGCCCTGATGCTTGGGGGTTGCCTCGATGCTGAACGGCGTCTTGAGCATGCCATCAAGGAAGCGGTGGTTGAGGCTCAGCAGGGAAACTCGAGTTCCGCAATCAATCGTCTCGAATCCCTGCAGGACGCTCATCCGGATCATCCTGAGATTGCTGAGGCCCTGGCGATTGCCTACGAGGTTCATGGAAACTACCTGCTCGCCTCAAACTATTACCAGAAGGCCGCACGATTGGCTGCAGACAAACGCCACTTGCTCAAGGCATCGGCGAAAGGGCAGATCCAGGCAGGGCGGCTGGAAGATGCAGCACAGCGGCTGGTCAGCTACCTCGAATCGTTTCCGGAGGATGGCGAAACCTGGCTGGAACTGGGGCGGATTCGGCACCAGATCCAACCGGATGAACGCGCTGCGGATGCGTTGACCCGGGGTATCCTGCTGACGGAACCCGGTGCGCAGCAGGCGAGTGATTTTCAAAAATTGGGCAGCCTTTACCTGAGGCTGAAGGATTTTGCGTCAGCCGATTATTATCTGAATCAGGCGTTGGCGCTTTCGGAGCAGCAGCCATCCGTGCAGTCACAGGTGTTGGTGGATTTGGCAAAGTCCAGTGTCGAGCAGTCAGATTGGGATGTGGCAGATCTGTTTCTGAAACGCATCGCGTCGACTTTTCCGGACATGCTGGCAACGGCGGAAGTGCAGCAGCTACAGGAAACCGTGAGGCAGATTCTGGAACTTCGACAACAGGACACCCTGCCGTCGGTGGAGGTAACTGCAGCGGTGCAAGAGGGGGAATCGGAAGAGCATGCGTCGACTTTGCAAGAGTCCGGAGAAGAGGGTCGTGAGCATGACGCAGAGAATCCGGCGGAAACTGATCTGGAAACCGACGGGCAGGAGCAGGAATCCTCTGTGTCGCATGTTGCTCCGGAAGACAGCGAAGATTCCTCCGATTTGCAGGAACCCCTGCCGACGGAACCCGTCTCCCCAGAGGTTGCGGATGAAACACCGGAGCAGGCTGAGCAAGAGAATGGATTGCCAGAGCCGGAGCTTGCCGCATTGGGTGTGGAATCCGCTCGAACGGATGCGGCTTTGCCACCTGGGGAACCCGGGCATGCTCCGGATGCGGTTGATGTTGATTTGAATGGAACACCCGAGAGTGACGTTTCCGAACCCCTTGAACCTGGAGATGCTGCGGAAGATGTTGCAGGCCTTGAGCATCAACCAAGCTTGCAGGAAACCGAATTGGAACCATACGAAGCCCCTGAAAACGAAGCTGAGCTGCTGCTGATACAGGCACAGCAGGCACTTGCGGAAGGCAACGCAGCTGCTGCGATCCGCATGGCGTGGGACTCGGTTCACCGGCGTCCGGAAAACCCTTCAGGCTGGTTCATCCTCTCCCGTGCGTATGTGGACTTCGGTCAGAATCTGAACGCCGAGAGTGCCGCGCTTGAAGCCCTGCGCATCAATCCGAAGAACAAGAAGATTGTGCTGAATTACCTGGGCATCCTGCAGCGCAGTCGAGATGCGCAGCGGTTTCATGAAGAATTGCTCAAGGCGTATCAACGCTTTCCGTCCGACCCCGATTTTGTCCTGGCATTGGCGCGCAGTTATGCCCGTATTCAGAACGATCCTGCAAATGCAGCTGCGTTGTACCGGCGTTTCTTTGATCTTGCTCCGGAGGATGCTCCCAACCTTGCAGCCATTCGGGAGGAGTCCACGCTGGTGCAATAG